ATCAGTAGTAATACTAATTCTGAATGTTTATAAATCATAGTATATTAGGTTAAggtgagtttttctttttatcaattttatgtaaaaatataaaaatacttttataataatataatttatttcataaaagaatgaattttaattatttttcaattgaattgaTATCCAATTAACTCGTGATACTAACTCAATCGTAGattttcaatatataatatgttaTGTTATATCATAAAGCCCAAAAGTAAAAAATGTCTACAAAAGATATTATAAAACATCTAATGCATAGTTAatatgaagaaaacaaaaaggagaCTTTAACACTGCAAAGAACCAGGACAAGATACCTTGACACAGTCAGAATGAGACAAAAAgaacaaatgaacaaaataggAAGATAAACCAATCTTGAGGCACCTTTGGCCACAAGGCTAAAAAAATTGTCATGTGAGAGATGATGCAAAGCCTCAGAGGTGAGCATAAAAAGGTCTTCCCGGATTCCTCTCTATTATGTTCAAtacttatcatttttaatttttttactctcTCCATACTTAAATATTGGAGCTTAGTGCCCACTATGACCCCCCCTAGATCATGATCCCATTACCGGCCCAAATCCATCTCAATCCCAGTAGACATTAACACTTTAAAAGGTCTTGGGATTAACTCAAAGGTATCCAATACTAATGATTTGGTATCAATACTTAGCCttaaaaattcttcaaaaacatttttgaacACTTTAAAAGGCCTTGGGATTAATTCAAAggcatttaatatattttttttattgtccaTGTTCAAGAATCGTGGCTATCTCTCCtaacaatattattttcaaagtttaaacacgcgttttctttttaagaataCAATGTACTTAACTATTACACTCAATCAActttgaaattgattttttatatagaCAACCTGAAActcattaactttaatttttttttgcccaCACGAAATCatcatgtaaaaataataaaaatatattttaaaatataaaaataattataaaattgataaaaaatttatataaacgtATAGGAGGATGGATTTTACCTAAATCCAATCTCAGATCcaaaaaatcaatgaaaaagTGATCTCATTGTGAAGCCcgtttattttcctttttaatctaCTCCAATAAAATCACgctgaaaatttaatatttagttcttctactttttaaattttaaattttagatctaactattttaacattgttaaaattatttgtatgacattttaaaataataaaaaattcacttggtagtaaattaattaaaaataacgttataattaaccaaaaaaattaactgTGTCAACAgttagacttgaattttaaaatctaaaaagtagagggactgaattttaaaaatccaaagagTACAGGGACTGATGGCAGATTTTAACCAAGTACCGAAGATTGCAGGTAAAAATCAGCCTAACGAGAAAACGTGAGGTGGCGTGTAGAAGATTGACCAAGTATTAGTTTACCACCATGCTGATTGCTGATCATGACCTAAAATCACCCTGGAATTCCAAGAAGCCTTTggattttgaataaagaaaagcACAAAGTAATATGAATTGTGACGTAAAAAGTAGCTCCTACCTACCAAATCCCAACCCTATCTTTAACTAACCACTTTGGGGGTTTTCTTTTCTTACCAACTTTGGTCAAATCCCATCGCCATCTTGCCCAACcccatttaaatatttacattcCGTTTGAAACACAGACTTATGAACTTATCCCATTCCCAAGTTGTGATATTTTGATTCAACAGATTTCATGGGACGGTCACCCTGTTGTGAAAAAGCACATACCAACAAAGGTGCTTGGACCAAAGAGGAAGACCAACGCCTCATTCATTACATCCGTGTCCATGGTGAAGGTTCTTGGCGTTCCCTTCCCAAAGCTGCCGGCCTACTTAGATGTGGTAAGAGTTGCAGGTTAAGATGGATGAACTACTTAAGGCCTGATCTTAAAAGAGGCAATTTTACTGAAGATGAGGACGAACTTATCATTAAACTTCACGGTTTACTTGGGAACAAGtcagttttcttcttcttttaatatattttcagctttttagatttacttgttattgaatgaacatatatatatatggcagATGGTCTTTGATAGCAGGAAGGTTACCTGGAAGAACAGATAACGAGATCAAGAACTACTGGAACACCCACATCAAGAGAAAGCTTGTTAGCAGAGGGATCGATCCGCAATCTCATCGTCCTCTAAATGGAATAGCGAAAGCCACACCCACCGAGTTGGATTTTAGAAACGCACCCACCGTTCCTAAAATAAAACCCATTACAACTGCAACCCCATCTTTGAGTTTCAAATACGATGAGTCTCAAGTGAAGGCCAAGTCAGATTCCCTTGAAGGAGGAAACTGTACCAGCAGTGGCATGACTACAGATGAAGAACAACCGAGTAGCAGGCCGAACGAGTTAAATTTGGAGCTTTCGATTGGGTTTAGTATTAACTCAGCCAACTCGGCTGAGTCCAAACCAAAGGTGGCTAAGCCTAAGGCAGTATGTTTGTGTTGGCAATTGGGTTTTCAAAGAAGTGAAATTTGTAGCAACTGTGAAAATACAAATGGGTTGTTTAGATATTGTACAACTTTGGGTTGATAGTATCTcatatttttcctttctctgtAGTTGAAAGCTAATTACAAAACAGTATGTTTTCTATTCTTTTGATTTATCATAAAAGAGCCTTGTTCATAATTCTATCTGTATCAAATTATTGAAGTTTTATCCCTTGTACCCTAAAATTCAACTAACACTTTACCATCATATTTGTGTTCAATAATATTCAGTTTTGCTtacttttttcatatttaaaatttagtccatttacttttatttcaaataatttgattcctctatttttcatattttaaaaattcaagtctaatcattgacataattaaaatttttctattaaatttaagtttattataacCTGAGTTTTTCATATCTCAACTTAATAATCCCAAcaagttaaaagaaatgaagaataaGAAGTGTCCCAACAGCATAGCTAGGCAATATTGTCACGATGACCATGGTTCATATTAATGATTCTAAACAACTTTTGGTATGAAATGTGAGGTTTACGAGATATCCATGTGACGTACggttcaaatattttaatgaaaacaatggtttaattatttaataatataaaatatagctAATTTTTCAATCGTAATTAGATGTATGTATTGTACAATTATAATACTAGGTCGAAAGTAATTATATAACTTTATTCAAAGTTGATTAAGGTAATAAAATACCTTTGGCAAGCCATATCCATATGCACCACCatcatccaaaattttaattatatagaaatgataaagttgcTAATATTAAACAGTGcccttaatttaaaattttcattattgaattagtttgaaatgattataattgtggatttcttttattaattgtgAGAAAATTATGCGACCTagaaaattgataaaagaaattatactTTAGTGTAATTGGTTTTAATTGACTTTAAAGAGGTCatataatatgtttgatttaatACATTATTATGTAACATACGATTGATTgtatttattaacaaaatataataaagtttatttgttttgataaagtatatatataatgtgataaagaaattcaatttaaaaatagtcaACAATGAATggtttcaaaacataaaaatattttatttaggaACACTTACAcaaagaataattaattaaaaataattaaggaacaaaaattaaataaccataaggttcaaattgaattagaattatAATAACATGCGCATGgcctaaattgaacaaaaagagGAACTCTATTGAAAAAATATGAACGATGAGGGACTTAATACAAATTAACCCAAGACCCTAAACTATCTTATCTACCTACATGTGATGGGCGGCAAACTTTCCCCATTTACAACTTTTGGAATTTAGATATtattaaacttagtaattaatttttttacactctgtttgttttattgaaactgacttatttttaaaaaaattaatattttttggtgtttagatgaatctatgtaaaatatttccAATTGTTTAgcgatttcttgaaaatatttcataaaagctgttttcaattaaacaaacgtgcatttgagattttgttatcttttcattgtttaattgagtttattttataccTACAAATTTATATCTTATattgtttttgcatatattaaaaatattttgttaaattcaggttcattacaatgtaatttttatttatataactatcaagtgagtatttttatttaaaatgtgacatcaacaaaattgacaaaaaaattaacaatgttaacaattggacttaattttaaatctgaaaagtaaatggattaaattcttgaaaataaaagtacaagaactaaattcttgaaaataaaagtacaggactaaattccaaatttgtgaagagtacatGGACTTATGGTGTATTCTAACCTTAAtactataaaacatttattattaatatatttataattgtaataaatatttattattaaaatattaatattgaatatttttaataatatgtgaataatattattaaaattttattattaaactaaaattgaaatattaaataatatattaaaataataaattatattaataaattattatataattaaatatgtatgtttaataatattgaaaatataatattttatattaattttaataattttaaatatttttaaaataaaaataaaatttattatcaatgtaaTAATATCaagcttgatttaagttaattttatataaaaataaaattacccaTAAAGAGCTTTTTTCAAAAACGATTTCCGTTTTCAAAAGAACAAtcatttattaagaaaaatgacTTGTTTTCTATTGACTTGTAAATCATTTTccttaattaagttattttctatgaaataaaacacaaaaaaatgcaacaaaattttctttaagtcaTTTTCAGATAAACAAACTATGCTAATCTCAACTTTTCCAAACCCTTATTTTTCctctattttccttttccttttccctttcaccttcttctattttccttttccttttccctttcACGTTCTTCTCTTATGTATTCATTTCATACCCAAAATCTTTACTTCCGTTTCCAgatttttgattttaaaaaaaaaaaattcctcctctttttttttctcaaaccaTTTCTCTccacaaaaacaaattattattgTGAAACGTTGCCCCTGAAAGTCATTTTCAGCTTGAATTCACCTTGATCAACACCTGATtctattttctcttttgatttcATGATGATCCCACccaaaattgaatcaaaaattcaaaatctaaagatcaagtttaaaatgaaaaacctTTGATCTAGTCAAACCCACAGTCCTACCGTCTTGAAGCCAAAATTATAGCCTCTTCGAGGTTGTTGTTTGCTTTCTACCATCACGTTTCATTGGATGAAGTCTTAGAACCTTCGAATTGCCCTTTAATCaaaaataagtattttgtttCTGCATGTTGATCGTTTTGGCTCTTTtgaagtttttctattttaaaaaaaaaggacaaatcTACATGTTGGagaataaatagataaatctttttcttaaaggtaaattcattaattaattcaatagaTAGAACCAtataatttagagaaaaaaatagaaaatactcGTCTTAGATGGTGAAGGACAAGTTTCATCAACACAACAAAGACTTCAGCCTCAGTATCAATGGAAGATTATGACACATTGATAATTAgctttgtcacaactcaagtACGACATATCTAAAGTGATTGTAAGTACTTAATATGATAAGGAAATCAATCCCGGATAGTCTAAAGCGGTGAGCAAAAAGACAAAAGAATTGAGTattcaccaaactagagaggacgACAACAAAATCGTCCCTAAAATTACTTGTAAAACTAAAATTGCATGCATAAGTAAGATTAAAAAAAGTGCTACAAGAGGagacaaaaatttctaaaactgaggacttattaaacaatgaaaaacaaaaaataaaataaaacttaagacaacacgTGTCCAAATTGACacgtgaaatcatttattattctaaaatactctcaaaacagaaacaaattAAGAGGTTGATGAAGAGTTACTCATTTTCCAAGAAAAACTACTAGTGGTCGGTGGAGTTTTAGCGAATGACAGACACAGTCATCtgtccatcacaacttgtgaagacaacaaaGATATCTACAAAATAGATATGCAAACTGAAAAGAAAGAAGACGTGTGTAGTggatgagaaaaagaaagaaataaagagtTGATAGGAGAGGAAAAAGATGGGTGGTGCCAGCCTCCACCactgaacaaaataaaaaaataagcacAATTTGATAAATCTTTGAATATACTTTTCCATCAAGATTTTTTAAACACTAAATTAGTTTATtctataatttgttttaaaagatatgaattctgtttaaaacttaattgagaaatatgtttaaattttgactaagaatttttttaagcagtaatatatattttattgagtCTTTAAAACAAGGTTAATgaagtattaaaatattttaacaggttgaaaacataaaaattgaaaataaaaagcagTAGAGATAAGTGTATTTCTGATTTTTTTACTATTCTGTGATGCAGGATTGGCTTGTGTAATTTCTTAAAGACGAAGATATAGCTAGAAGGAATTGTATCATCGTGAATGGTAATTGGTAAATGctgaattatataatttaatatgatcaatgtaaaattaggaaataatttactataatttttCCTTATCTGTATTTGCTCATCtgcaacaaataaataaaaaaaataaacatttactTTCCAAAGATTACGCCATAAAATCTGTCAAAAAccaattataatattgaatatttgagCATCAAATTGTTCTTCGCAAATCATGCGGCAATCAACCATGCGAAATTTTAATCACCACTcgtcaattttaatttgacttctgcaaaaattatgacaaattcttttataaattttgggttcTTCCACGTGGGAATCTAAGTTTAAGTTTCCAAATTAGTAACTTTGTTatatgagaaattaatttatgtatcTTTCTCACCACATTATTTatggtttatttttaattatttaatgatattttaataatttttttatgtcattaatatatgattttgataatttttattttaaatctcgAATCCTGAACaccaaaccctaaactttaaaccttaaactcacTCTAAGTTCAAACTCAAATCTtgaaccctaaactttaaattatGAGATTcgagtttgtaattttaaattctagGCTTAGAGTTTGAATTTAAAGTTTAGAGtttaaaattcagaattttagatttataatttgatattcagaatttaaattaaaaattttatcaaaattatgtattaataaaataaaaattattaaataattgaaaataaaccataATGTTGTTAGAATggtgaataaaaatattttttccttcCTTAACATATGATAATGGAGTAATTGACTTAATTAAGCCGCCGCCAAGGCTGACTTTGGTTTTGATGGCAATGGCGTAATACTACTAACAAATACATTTAGGGACTGGCTGAagttctttgtttttatttctgaAGGGAACAcccatttctttaaaaataaatcactcTTTCAGGTTTCAGccttttaatgtattttacaTTTGTATAACATTTACACTATGtccaatttaaaagaaaaaaattatactatttaaaagaaaaaagaattatactatttttttctaacaccaacttttaattcttttatataaaatattatttaaagaataattattttatatcgaTAATTATCccatgtttaatattattttcctctatattttgtaaaaaaatgaatttagtctatatactttaatttgatcaattttagtctccGTATTTTTCAATTAGTCaattttattctctttaatttttaaattttaaaattttaatcttgaccCAAACAAGAATGTAATGTCcgattaaattcaattactaattATATACTATGTGTACAGTTGTAAACTTAGTATATTCTTTAATTGGATCATTTTAAATCTTTacacttttcaaattttaaattttcaatcttgATGCAAATTACCATCACTAGCCCATTAAATGAACTTTTTAGCgagtaatatatgaaaataacaaactGACATGACAtaacacatatgataatatgtttggtgTATTGGATTTTAGAAACAACAGAAcctaacttaatgaatttagcggttatcattttaacaataactgaactttaaaatttgaaaaataccaaaactaaaaataacaataactaaatctataacttttgCAAAATACAAAGAAATCGAAATCTGGTTCATTCAGTATTTTTTTCATCTTAACCGACCTAAATCCACGtgttaatcaattaaattagtattttaatttttaattgaactaAACCTTTACTTAAGGTGCTCACCTAACGC
This sequence is a window from Gossypium raimondii isolate GPD5lz chromosome 5, ASM2569854v1, whole genome shotgun sequence. Protein-coding genes within it:
- the LOC105771049 gene encoding transcription repressor MYB6, translated to MGRSPCCEKAHTNKGAWTKEEDQRLIHYIRVHGEGSWRSLPKAAGLLRCGKSCRLRWMNYLRPDLKRGNFTEDEDELIIKLHGLLGNKWSLIAGRLPGRTDNEIKNYWNTHIKRKLVSRGIDPQSHRPLNGIAKATPTELDFRNAPTVPKIKPITTATPSLSFKYDESQVKAKSDSLEGGNCTSSGMTTDEEQPSSRPNELNLELSIGFSINSANSAESKPKVAKPKAVCLCWQLGFQRSEICSNCENTNGLFRYCTTLG